One Anoplopoma fimbria isolate UVic2021 breed Golden Eagle Sablefish chromosome 21, Afim_UVic_2022, whole genome shotgun sequence DNA segment encodes these proteins:
- the mkxa gene encoding mohawk homeobox a has translation MNTIVFNKLSSQVLFEEKAKEVEMSSRNYLEVIDGQHPDLLSSNQTMRDNQAIRHRRSGGRPSGGKVRHKRQALQDMARPLKQWLYKHRDNPYPTKTEKILLALGSQMTLVQVSNWFANARRRLKNTVRQPDLSWALRIKLYNKYVQGNAERLSVSSEDSCSDDGDNPQRSQSGPEELNKPMYQSVIKKEGSSMVGMGMAMGMGMTMGMGMGMGMGAGLRSAASLAEDYVSPPKYKSSLLHRYLNDSLRHVMVANAVMDARKRNHSGSFSSNEYDDELLSPSSSEAEANFVYRAETTHHGSSKSAQKERVKGKDETYWREINAAMALTNLAQGKDSASGTTSCIIQKSSHIAEIKTVKVPLMQKY, from the exons ATGAACACCATCGTGTTTAACAAACTGAGCAGCCAGGTCCTGTTTGAGGAGAAGGCGAAAGAGGTGGAAATGAGCAGCAGAAATTATCTAGAAGTCATCGACGGGCAACATCCAGACCTCCTGTCCAGCAACCAGACCATGAGGGACAACCAGGCCATCAGGCACAGGCGGAGCGG GGGTCGTCCCAGCGGCGGTAAAGTGCGACACAAGCGTCAGGCCCTGCAGGACATGGCGCGGCCGCTCAAGCAGTGGCTCTACAAGCACCGAGACAACCCCTACCCCACCAAGACCGAGAAGATCCTGCTGGCCCTCGGCTCGCAAATGACCCTCGTCCAG gtCTCCAACTGGTTTGCCAATGCCAGGAGGCGACTGAAGAACACGGTGAGGCAGCCGGACCTGAGCTGGGCGCTCAGGATCAAGCTCTACAACAAGTATGTCCAGGGCAACGCAGAGAGGCTGAGCGTCAGCAGCGAGGACAGCTGCTCAGACG ACGGAGACAACCCTCAGAGGTCACAGAGCGGCCCTGAGGAGCTCAACAAGCCCATGTACCAGAGCGTGATCAAGAAGGAGGGCTCCTCCATGGTGGGCATGGGCATGGCCATGGGCATGGGCATGACCATGGGTATGGGTATGGGTATGGGTATGGGAGCGGGGCTGCGCTCGGCCGCCTCGCTGGCCGAGGACTACGTGTCTCCGCCCAAGTACAAGAGCAGCCTGCTGCACCGCTACCTGAACGACTCCCTGCGCCACGTCATGGTGGCCAACGCTGTCATGGATGCCCGCAAGAGGAACCACTCCGGCTCCTTCAGCTCCAACGAGTACGACGACGAGCTGCTCTCGCCGTCCTCCTCCGAGGCTGAGGCGAACTTTGTTTATCGGGCTG AAACCACACACCATGGATCAAGTAAAT CTGCGCAAAAGGAGAGAGTGAAGGGCAAAGACGAGACGTACTGGAGAGAGATCAACGCCGCCATGGCCTTGACCAATTTGGCGCAGGGGAAGGACAGCGCCTCCGGGACCACCAGCTGCATCATCCAGAAGTCCTCCCATATAGCAGAGATCAAGACTGTTAAAGTGCCGCTGATGCAGAAATATTAG